The Leptospira terpstrae serovar Hualin str. LT 11-33 = ATCC 700639 genome includes a region encoding these proteins:
- a CDS encoding tetratricopeptide repeat protein — MAEETDYLGYMNKGNYAMALNLLDQALLQNPEDPILLYNFALCCFQTKNFKKSIQVLDRILGEYPGFIEVDNVYRLKVFALVELKDWETAESIIKDRLQVAVDDPKLLSFLAHVYEYTHRLEEAIEIHRRILKHTPDYKNSLNSLGYLLALKKKISTEERSEAIKSLKKALELDPNNPAYLDSFGYFLQTIGKPEEAWKAYRKALQKNPNHPVLLERLKNLKK; from the coding sequence ATGGCAGAAGAGACAGACTACCTCGGTTATATGAATAAAGGCAATTATGCCATGGCCTTAAACCTTTTGGATCAGGCCTTACTCCAAAATCCAGAAGACCCCATCCTTTTGTATAATTTTGCCCTTTGTTGTTTTCAGACCAAAAACTTCAAAAAATCAATTCAGGTTTTGGATCGAATTCTCGGTGAATATCCTGGTTTTATCGAAGTCGATAATGTATACCGACTGAAAGTTTTTGCTCTTGTGGAACTAAAAGATTGGGAAACTGCCGAGTCCATCATCAAAGACCGACTGCAGGTGGCAGTGGATGATCCCAAACTCCTTTCCTTTTTGGCTCATGTTTATGAATACACCCACCGTTTGGAAGAGGCAATTGAAATCCACCGCCGTATCTTAAAACATACTCCCGATTACAAAAACAGCCTCAACTCTTTGGGTTATTTACTCGCTCTAAAGAAAAAAATCAGCACCGAAGAACGTTCAGAAGCGATCAAATCCTTAAAAAAAGCACTTGAACTCGATCCAAACAACCCAGCTTACTTAGATTCCTTTGGTTATTTTCTCCAAACCATTGGAAAACCAGAAGAAGCATGGAAAGCCTACCGCAAAGCCTTGCAAAAGAACCCAAACCATCCTGTCCTTCTAGAAAGATTGAAGAACCTGAAGAAATAA